A stretch of the Gammaproteobacteria bacterium genome encodes the following:
- a CDS encoding phospholipid transport system substrate-binding protein, with protein sequence MTPRSFVLYCLLGFSVVTTLVAEEVKPTPQPSPSPEEIAALQEKIASSPEAILQGGIAALTEQLKRGGSQEETLAFLGQKIARYFDFGYMARLSAGPHWNSLNDQQRHVFEERFRVMFFQSLASQVSNLGNPQIQFYPARPGSSENEITVSARVTQPQGIPILMDFRFYRNDQEGWKVFDVVADGSSAVLYYRRFYAELVGRYGINALLGAN encoded by the coding sequence ATGACACCACGTTCGTTTGTTTTATATTGTTTGCTTGGATTTTCTGTCGTTACCACCCTCGTTGCCGAGGAGGTGAAGCCGACGCCCCAGCCGTCACCCTCTCCCGAAGAGATTGCCGCCCTTCAGGAGAAGATTGCCTCCTCTCCCGAGGCTATTCTTCAGGGCGGTATTGCTGCGCTGACCGAACAACTTAAGCGGGGAGGCAGCCAAGAGGAAACGCTGGCTTTTCTGGGGCAGAAGATTGCGCGTTACTTTGATTTCGGTTATATGGCGCGCTTGTCCGCTGGTCCTCATTGGAACAGCCTAAATGATCAGCAGCGGCATGTTTTTGAAGAACGCTTCCGGGTGATGTTCTTCCAATCATTAGCCAGTCAGGTCTCCAATCTAGGCAATCCGCAGATCCAATTCTATCCCGCCCGACCAGGGAGTTCTGAGAATGAGATAACGGTAAGCGCTCGCGTTACTCAACCGCAGGGTATTCCGATCCTTATGGATTTCCGCTTCTATCGTAACGATCAAGAAGGCTGGAAAGTTTTCGACGTAGTGGCTGACGGTAGTAGTGCGGTACTTTACTATCGTCGTTTCTACGCCGAACTTGTGGGTCGTTACGGTATCAATGCCCTACTGGGCGCTAATTGA
- the rhlB gene encoding ATP-dependent RNA helicase RhlB — MGARTEATLCDQEMAEFHPNRTFVASPNRPFLLPHPPKMTDNYLTKIDFSGFDLPQPLLQGLAELGFTHCTPIQADTLPIALTGRDIAGQAQTGTGKTIAFLLATFAHLLRHPPVADHPSPRALIMAPTRELAIQIHKDAEALGRYTNLRLGLAYGGTGYDSQRTNLTEGTDILIGTPGRLIDYHKQQIFGLKGIQVMVLDEADRMFDLGFIADVRFMLRRMPPPQRRLNMLFSATLLWRVYELAYEHMHEAHLVQIAPDRKTVEQVRQCVYYTANEEKLPLLVGMLRTMDPRRSIVFVNTKAEAEKLRVHLVANHIRASVLSGDVPQIKRMKLLDQFQRGDLPVLVATDVAARGLHIPDVSHIFNYDLPQDPEDYVHRIGRTARAGAAGDAISFACERYSFFLPEIEAFLNFKIPAGEFNPDLLANTIAPSAEALRRSREHGRPGKNHDRSTGSSSRSAPPPPASSLAWRSYPLSHDLHQLLVKT; from the coding sequence ATGGGCGCCAGGACAGAGGCTACCCTGTGTGACCAAGAGATGGCTGAATTTCATCCCAATCGAACGTTTGTTGCAAGCCCAAACCGCCCCTTTTTGCTACCACACCCCCCGAAAATGACTGATAACTATCTAACTAAAATAGATTTCTCCGGTTTTGACCTGCCCCAACCATTGCTTCAGGGACTCGCCGAACTGGGATTCACCCACTGCACGCCGATCCAGGCGGACACCCTACCCATCGCTTTGACTGGAAGAGATATCGCGGGCCAAGCCCAGACCGGTACCGGAAAGACCATCGCTTTTCTGCTTGCCACCTTCGCCCACCTCCTGCGTCACCCCCCTGTAGCGGACCACCCCTCTCCTCGGGCGCTGATCATGGCCCCGACCCGAGAACTGGCCATTCAGATCCACAAGGACGCCGAGGCACTGGGGCGGTATACCAATCTACGCCTGGGCCTAGCATACGGTGGAACCGGCTACGACAGTCAGCGCACCAACCTGACCGAGGGCACGGACATCCTGATCGGCACCCCTGGGCGCCTCATCGACTATCACAAACAGCAGATATTCGGTCTCAAAGGGATTCAGGTCATGGTACTGGACGAGGCCGACCGAATGTTCGATCTCGGTTTCATCGCCGACGTACGCTTTATGCTCCGGCGTATGCCCCCTCCCCAACGGCGCCTCAACATGCTGTTCTCAGCCACCCTGCTGTGGCGGGTCTACGAGTTGGCCTACGAACATATGCACGAGGCACACCTAGTCCAGATCGCCCCCGACCGGAAGACTGTAGAGCAAGTCCGCCAATGTGTGTACTACACCGCCAACGAAGAAAAGTTACCACTATTGGTAGGTATGTTGCGCACAATGGATCCACGACGCAGCATCGTTTTTGTCAACACCAAAGCCGAGGCCGAAAAATTGCGCGTCCATCTAGTGGCCAACCACATTCGTGCCTCGGTGCTGTCCGGTGATGTCCCTCAGATCAAGCGCATGAAGCTGCTCGATCAATTTCAACGTGGGGATCTGCCGGTACTAGTAGCCACCGATGTAGCGGCACGCGGGCTACACATCCCCGACGTTAGCCACATCTTCAACTACGACCTTCCCCAAGACCCCGAGGACTACGTCCACCGTATCGGGCGCACCGCCCGCGCCGGGGCGGCAGGGGACGCGATCAGCTTCGCCTGCGAACGTTATTCCTTCTTTCTGCCCGAGATAGAGGCCTTTCTAAATTTCAAGATCCCCGCTGGAGAATTCAACCCTGATCTCCTCGCCAATACCATCGCGCCCTCTGCGGAAGCCTTGCGCCGCTCCCGCGAGCATGGGCGACCCGGTAAAAACCACGACCGCAGCACGGGTTCCTCTTCTCGCTCAGCCCCCCCCCCGCCGGCGTCGTCCCTAGCTTGGCGAAGCTACCCACTTAGCCACGACCTACACCAACTCCTCGTCAAAACGTAA
- the trxA gene encoding thioredoxin 1 produces MSANIATITDDSFEEDVLHSSVPVLVDYWAEWCGPCKSIAPVLDEIATEYAGRVKVAKLNIDQNPKTPPRYGIRGIPTLMLFKDGQIEATKVGAVSKSQLAAFIDHNL; encoded by the coding sequence ATGAGTGCCAACATCGCAACCATCACCGATGACTCCTTCGAGGAGGACGTGCTTCACTCTTCGGTGCCAGTTTTGGTCGATTATTGGGCGGAGTGGTGCGGGCCATGTAAGTCGATCGCACCAGTCCTAGACGAGATTGCCACAGAGTACGCTGGACGTGTCAAAGTCGCCAAGCTCAACATCGATCAGAACCCAAAAACCCCTCCTCGTTACGGCATCCGTGGTATTCCCACGCTGATGTTGTTCAAGGATGGTCAGATAGAGGCCACCAAAGTCGGTGCTGTCTCCAAGTCACAACTTGCTGCCTTCATCGACCACAATCTGTGA
- the ndk gene encoding nucleoside diphosphate kinase produces MAIERTLSIIKPDAVAKNAIGAIIARLEQGGLRVVAARMEHLTQEKAEGFYAVHRERPFYRDLVRFMTSGPVLVQVLEGENAIARNRELMGATNPKNAAPGTIRADFAANVEENAVHGSDAPETAAVEIAYFFDSQGLCPRTR; encoded by the coding sequence ATGGCTATTGAACGTACCCTTTCCATTATCAAACCCGATGCTGTGGCCAAAAACGCCATTGGAGCCATCATTGCACGTCTGGAGCAGGGCGGATTGCGCGTAGTGGCCGCGCGGATGGAGCACCTTACTCAGGAAAAGGCCGAGGGTTTCTACGCCGTCCATCGGGAGCGGCCCTTCTACCGAGATTTGGTCCGGTTCATGACCTCCGGCCCAGTTTTGGTTCAAGTATTGGAGGGAGAAAACGCCATCGCGCGCAATCGAGAGCTAATGGGGGCTACTAATCCGAAAAATGCGGCGCCAGGGACCATTCGCGCTGACTTTGCCGCCAATGTCGAGGAAAATGCGGTTCATGGTTCGGATGCCCCCGAAACTGCCGCAGTTGAGATTGCCTACTTCTTCGACTCGCAAGGACTTTGCCCACGTACTCGGTAG
- a CDS encoding type IV pilus assembly protein PilF has translation MTGTHSLCWSWGRTLVGAGLLIFATGCAGPSNSVADAYESKPRNPAEAYANLGRQYLLRDSLDLALTRLQRAIRLNPDLPAAHHDLAVVYSKMGNLDAAGDEYRIALKLIPRDPTTLYNYATLLYNQGNYSEAETQLQTLISNPTADNRTQAYEALGLIAIKLGDSAKAEGYLEQSLRTDANQPRALLELAQIALDGGRLPQAKNYFRRYQEIVHDTPEGLWFGVLLERAQGDDRMVADYSQRLRVKFPDSPQARQLYAERINRQ, from the coding sequence ATGACAGGCACTCACTCTTTATGCTGGAGCTGGGGGCGCACGCTGGTGGGTGCGGGATTATTGATTTTTGCTACGGGCTGTGCGGGTCCATCTAACTCGGTTGCAGATGCCTATGAATCGAAACCTCGTAATCCCGCCGAGGCCTATGCCAATCTGGGGCGGCAATATCTACTTCGAGACAGTCTCGATCTAGCTCTGACCCGCCTACAACGTGCTATTCGCTTGAATCCCGATCTACCCGCTGCCCACCACGATCTAGCGGTGGTTTACAGTAAGATGGGCAACCTCGATGCTGCTGGTGATGAATATCGTATTGCACTGAAACTCATCCCAAGAGATCCGACGACCCTCTACAATTACGCGACCTTGCTCTACAACCAAGGTAATTATTCCGAGGCGGAGACCCAACTCCAGACGCTGATTAGTAATCCCACAGCGGACAACCGTACTCAAGCTTATGAGGCGCTGGGCTTAATAGCGATCAAACTCGGTGATTCGGCTAAGGCTGAGGGTTATCTCGAACAATCTTTACGGACTGACGCAAATCAGCCTCGTGCCCTCTTGGAATTAGCTCAGATCGCCCTAGATGGAGGACGCCTACCCCAAGCAAAAAATTATTTCCGACGCTACCAAGAGATTGTCCACGACACCCCCGAAGGATTGTGGTTTGGTGTTCTGCTGGAACGAGCCCAGGGAGATGACAGAATGGTCGCCGACTATAGCCAGCGGCTGCGGGTGAAATTCCCCGACTCTCCCCAGGCACGTCAACTCTACGCTGAACGAATTAATCGCCAGTAA
- a CDS encoding conserved hypothetical protein (Evidence 4 : Unknown function but conserved in other organisms), with the protein MSLRNQLNLALLAMVVGLAGVMLWKPGIKPPESPPLLAACVPETVTRVIIERAGHATVTLTRVDTTWRVEAPFSAPANAYRIRTLLDLCQAPSHSRYPMASVDLAPLGLLPPRAVIHLGGVELRLGSTEPVEGQRYVLFKDTVHLIQDSLYPTEDDATGFIDPALLPKEARIVALSLPALPGSAAFGVTLTEGRWRLDPPRPDLSADVVSTLMEQWRRARALEVRLDAPEEALGTVTLTLEGVTTPLLFDVLSLSPEVVLRRTDLGLRYVFPRDTATGLLYLPIPSEIVPVIPAVN; encoded by the coding sequence ATGTCACTACGCAATCAATTAAATCTCGCCTTGCTCGCGATGGTGGTAGGTTTGGCGGGGGTCATGTTGTGGAAACCGGGCATCAAACCGCCCGAATCTCCGCCGTTGTTGGCTGCCTGTGTGCCGGAAACGGTAACTCGGGTGATCATCGAGCGGGCCGGTCATGCCACGGTGACCCTCACTCGTGTGGATACGACGTGGCGTGTGGAGGCTCCTTTTTCTGCCCCGGCCAACGCATATCGGATTCGTACACTGCTCGACCTGTGTCAAGCGCCGAGCCACTCCCGTTATCCCATGGCATCGGTGGATCTCGCCCCGTTAGGGTTGTTGCCGCCGCGTGCGGTGATCCATCTGGGTGGTGTAGAGCTACGCCTAGGTAGTACCGAACCGGTGGAAGGGCAGCGCTACGTTCTATTCAAGGATACCGTGCATCTGATCCAGGACAGTCTCTACCCAACCGAGGACGATGCGACCGGTTTTATCGATCCTGCTTTGTTACCCAAGGAGGCACGGATCGTGGCGTTGTCACTGCCTGCCTTGCCGGGAAGTGCTGCCTTTGGCGTGACGCTTACCGAGGGACGCTGGCGTCTCGACCCGCCGCGCCCGGACTTGTCCGCAGATGTAGTCTCAACGCTGATGGAGCAGTGGCGTCGGGCGCGTGCGTTGGAGGTGCGCCTCGATGCCCCCGAGGAGGCCCTTGGGACTGTAACTCTTACCCTGGAGGGTGTAACAACGCCTTTGCTTTTCGATGTGTTGTCCCTGTCTCCCGAGGTAGTACTGCGTCGCACGGACCTCGGGTTACGTTATGTCTTCCCTCGTGATACCGCCACGGGTTTGTTGTACCTCCCTATCCCTAGTGAAATTGTGCCGGTAATTCCTGCGGTCAATTAG
- a CDS encoding hypothetical protein (Evidence 5 : Unknown function), translating into MARNAPLNLRILVIDDDEAILTTYRSILQPRATGAESLLALLGENAPGAREYFDVVTASQGQVGVERVREALAQNSPFSVVFVDMRMPPGWDGLRTAQALRALDPNLYIVVASAYADYTADQIQTALSRDAVLLRKPFGRDEVYQLARTLAQGWTNRRALQDLNLALEARVAERAAALRHRLALGQVLAEISTRFATVREERLAHDLPWALEQLAQIVEVDRCYLALWEANGEGVEVYEHASPTAVQNAPIGLEDLVGSFRTLLETGEMNTEAPLVSQVTVVVPLIWGGQPRGVVGCEIVGRERHWPAEDVDLLTTSSRIIGRALENLEVARALYESEALFRSLAVSSPLGIMRAAPPDTVPTSMTEPRPSVVCPSVTVWARVGCFISTPRIGSGYGKGGSPFGLRGFRSETNIVSSTVMVANDGSSVRLSPSAMTQAK; encoded by the coding sequence ATGGCGCGGAATGCCCCGCTAAATCTCAGAATCTTAGTCATTGACGATGATGAGGCCATTCTTACCACCTACCGCAGTATCCTTCAGCCCCGTGCTACTGGGGCGGAGTCGTTGCTGGCCTTACTCGGAGAGAACGCGCCGGGAGCGCGTGAATACTTCGATGTGGTCACTGCGAGCCAAGGGCAGGTAGGTGTGGAGCGAGTACGTGAGGCACTCGCACAAAATTCCCCCTTCAGCGTAGTTTTTGTGGATATGCGTATGCCTCCGGGTTGGGATGGATTGCGCACTGCCCAGGCCCTGCGCGCCCTTGACCCGAATCTCTACATCGTGGTCGCTTCCGCATACGCTGATTACACGGCGGACCAGATCCAGACGGCGTTAAGTCGGGATGCAGTGTTGCTACGCAAACCTTTCGGGCGCGATGAGGTCTATCAGCTCGCTCGTACCCTTGCCCAGGGCTGGACCAACCGACGTGCTTTGCAAGACCTCAACCTTGCCTTGGAGGCGCGGGTGGCCGAACGTGCGGCGGCGCTCCGTCATCGTTTAGCGTTGGGACAGGTGTTGGCGGAGATCTCCACGCGCTTTGCCACCGTGCGCGAAGAACGTCTGGCGCACGACCTACCTTGGGCGTTGGAACAACTTGCGCAGATCGTTGAGGTAGACCGTTGTTATCTGGCGTTGTGGGAGGCGAACGGAGAGGGCGTCGAGGTCTACGAACACGCTTCCCCCACAGCAGTACAAAATGCCCCTATTGGCCTGGAGGACCTGGTCGGCTCGTTTCGTACCCTGCTGGAAACGGGGGAGATGAATACGGAAGCTCCACTCGTTTCGCAGGTAACCGTGGTCGTACCATTGATTTGGGGAGGGCAGCCGCGCGGCGTGGTGGGTTGCGAAATCGTGGGGCGGGAGCGTCATTGGCCAGCAGAAGACGTAGACCTACTGACGACGTCTAGCCGCATCATCGGTCGTGCCCTGGAAAATCTGGAAGTGGCCCGCGCCCTGTACGAGAGTGAGGCACTGTTCCGCTCACTGGCGGTTTCCTCACCACTCGGTATCATGCGCGCTGCGCCGCCGGACACTGTACCTACGTCAATGACCGAGCCGCGACCCTCTGTGGTCTGTCCGTCGGTGACTGTCTGGGCACGGGTTGGGTGCTTCATCTCCACCCCGAGGATCGGGAGCGGGTATGGCAAGGGTGGGAGTCCATTCGGATTGCGCGGGTTCCGTTCCGAGACGAATATCGTTTCCTCCACAGTGATGGTGGCGAACGATGGGTCATCGGTACGGTTATCCCCCAGTGCAATGACGCAGGCGAAGTGA
- a CDS encoding transposase — translation MDLLFFLACLAPCLNATTLRRLARVVAALLTMTGRVTMLGISRWTEAGGSYRTVQRFFNTLIPWEKVQWHLIRRHLMRVPCVILLTADEVVTPKAGRHTHGIGRFFSSIYGKPLPSLCHLCLSLTSVNDRVSYPVMTLPVIPPEKPPTAPSRPTVKRGRGRPKGSRNQVRTEVELTAFQRFLRDAIQALQVLVGADLPLLYFVYDGALGHNAGVQLVRHCGLHLISKLRHDSALYFPYEGLQSGRGPRKKYGARLDYGQLPEHFRKFSVVEDNLRTDIYQMSLRHKKFTELLNVVIIIKTNLKTLKSAHVLLFSSDLALAWNELMDYYSLRFQIEFNFRDAKQFWGLDDFMSVNERPAINAANLAFFMVNVSHLLRRQTKFVGMSIIDLKAWFRAGKYVRETLKWLPQIPEPISIDAIVRQVASLGRVNLPEPVV, via the coding sequence ATGGACCTTTTATTTTTTCTGGCGTGTTTGGCTCCTTGCCTCAACGCTACCACTTTGCGCCGTCTAGCCCGTGTAGTGGCCGCGCTTCTGACCATGACGGGGCGGGTCACCATGCTGGGTATTTCACGCTGGACGGAAGCCGGCGGCAGTTATCGCACGGTCCAGCGTTTCTTCAACACCCTGATACCGTGGGAAAAAGTACAGTGGCACCTCATCCGTCGCCACCTGATGCGAGTTCCCTGCGTGATATTGCTCACCGCAGACGAAGTGGTGACACCCAAGGCGGGCCGCCATACCCATGGGATAGGCCGGTTCTTCTCCTCCATTTACGGTAAGCCGCTTCCCAGCCTATGCCATTTGTGCCTCTCGCTGACCTCGGTCAACGACCGTGTGTCCTATCCCGTGATGACGCTACCGGTAATCCCTCCGGAAAAACCTCCGACGGCTCCATCCCGGCCAACCGTCAAACGGGGACGCGGCCGCCCCAAGGGGAGCCGCAACCAAGTCCGCACTGAAGTAGAACTGACGGCATTCCAGCGATTCTTACGGGACGCGATCCAAGCCCTGCAGGTTTTGGTCGGCGCCGACCTCCCGCTGCTCTACTTCGTCTATGACGGGGCTCTCGGCCACAACGCCGGGGTCCAATTGGTCCGACACTGTGGTCTCCATCTCATTTCCAAGCTACGCCACGATTCCGCGCTTTATTTCCCCTACGAGGGTCTTCAATCCGGCCGGGGACCACGCAAAAAGTATGGCGCTCGCCTCGACTACGGCCAGCTTCCCGAGCATTTCCGTAAATTCTCCGTGGTCGAAGACAACCTCCGTACCGACATCTACCAGATGAGCTTGCGCCACAAGAAATTCACGGAACTGCTCAACGTCGTCATCATCATCAAAACGAACCTAAAAACCCTCAAGTCTGCCCATGTTCTACTCTTCAGTTCCGATCTCGCCCTCGCCTGGAATGAGCTGATGGACTATTACTCGCTTCGCTTCCAAATCGAGTTCAACTTTCGTGACGCCAAGCAGTTCTGGGGGCTCGACGACTTCATGTCCGTCAACGAACGCCCTGCCATCAATGCTGCCAACCTTGCCTTCTTCATGGTCAATGTTTCGCATCTCTTGAGGCGACAAACCAAGTTCGTCGGCATGAGCATCATTGACCTCAAGGCTTGGTTCCGCGCGGGAAAGTATGTCCGCGAAACTTTAAAATGGCTTCCGCAAATCCCTGAGCCAATTTCCATTGACGCCATCGTCAGGCAGGTGGCCTCTCTTGGCCGCGTTAACTTGCCAGAGCCCGTAGTTTAA
- a CDS encoding hypothetical protein (Evidence 5 : Unknown function), with amino-acid sequence MRGRWVFEWGGEVVIEYQGRTERLTTLTEQAMTNALERLARGGERFVVFLQGHGERDVRGKANADLSAFGRALQGKGLRVTTLNLVTAHQIPDNTGLLVIAGPRVDLLPGEFTVVRDYLERGGNLLWLVEPGSLHGLEPLAQALGVDLPPGTVVDPAAVQLFGAAYALGSRYYPHPVTRDFDMVTLFPEAVAIRTHAFENWHVAPLVESGTDSWLESGPLSGTVAFDSGIDTHGPLPIAVALTRPIPNTVTLPSIRPEPTKPDPDTASEDAAEEKPPSSPEQRVVVFGDGDFLSDAFVGNGGNLDLGLNLINWLVHDENLINIPARAAPDTSLHFSSMALLILAGGSDSDAAGFGGYRCDDMVAAAQGVTISTYRNSVFANMNRQLERFHECHYAIN; translated from the coding sequence GTGCGCGGACGCTGGGTATTCGAGTGGGGGGGGGAGGTCGTCATTGAGTATCAGGGGCGAACTGAGCGACTGACGACTCTAACCGAACAGGCCATGACCAATGCCCTAGAACGACTTGCCCGTGGTGGGGAGCGTTTCGTGGTCTTTCTCCAGGGGCACGGCGAACGCGATGTCCGCGGCAAGGCTAATGCCGATCTCAGCGCCTTTGGGCGGGCGCTTCAGGGTAAGGGACTACGGGTAACGACGCTAAATTTAGTCACGGCGCACCAAATCCCGGACAACACCGGATTACTCGTGATCGCAGGACCACGGGTGGATTTATTGCCGGGGGAGTTTACGGTGGTCCGTGACTATCTAGAACGAGGCGGTAATCTACTATGGCTGGTGGAACCTGGTTCCCTCCATGGCCTAGAGCCATTAGCGCAGGCCTTGGGGGTGGACCTACCACCGGGGACGGTAGTAGATCCGGCGGCGGTACAACTCTTTGGGGCGGCCTATGCCTTGGGTTCCCGGTATTATCCGCACCCGGTGACTCGCGACTTCGATATGGTGACTCTCTTTCCTGAAGCTGTGGCGATTCGGACACACGCCTTTGAAAATTGGCACGTCGCGCCATTGGTGGAAAGCGGTACGGACAGTTGGTTAGAGAGTGGTCCATTGTCTGGGACGGTGGCCTTCGATTCTGGTATCGATACCCATGGCCCCTTACCAATTGCCGTAGCGCTTACTCGTCCAATTCCCAATACGGTAACCTTGCCCAGTATCCGTCCCGAACCTACGAAACCAGACCCGGATACTGCATCGGAAGATGCTGCAGAGGAAAAGCCTCCCTCAAGTCCCGAGCAACGGGTAGTAGTCTTTGGCGATGGTGATTTTCTGTCGGATGCCTTCGTGGGTAACGGAGGCAATCTGGATCTCGGGCTGAATTTGATCAATTGGCTAGTTCACGACGAGAATCTGATCAATATCCCCGCCCGCGCTGCCCCGGATACCTCGTTGCATTTCTCCTCGATGGCACTGTTGATACTGGCGGGGGGTTCTGATTCTGATGCCGCTGGTTTTGGTGGGTATCGGTGTGACGATATGGTGGCGGCGGCGCAAGGCGTAACGATATCTACGTATCGGAATTCTGTATTCGCGAACATGAACCGTCAGCTAGAGCGTTTTCACGAATGTCACTACGCAATCAATTAA
- a CDS encoding hypothetical protein (Evidence 5 : Unknown function) — protein sequence MIGLVGTLTDVTELKTTQAALQRANDALRAIGHSAGL from the coding sequence GTGATTGGCTTGGTCGGGACACTTACGGATGTCACCGAATTGAAGACCACCCAGGCGGCCTTGCAGCGTGCTAATGACGCGCTACGTGCAATAGGGCACTCCGCTGGCTTGTGA
- a CDS encoding hypothetical protein (Evidence 5 : Unknown function), with protein sequence MQVTSRTRLQLRLQNTVFVVLFLTMIGLFANLSTRYTFRVDWTANGRHTLSQASVTLLARLSGVVQVTAFAKDLDSLRRPITEFVERYRRYKSDLRLEFVNPETAPDRARTLGIRVGGGGRH encoded by the coding sequence ATGCAGGTCACTTCTCGGACGCGCCTCCAATTGAGGTTGCAGAATACAGTTTTTGTCGTATTGTTCCTGACGATGATTGGACTGTTCGCCAATTTGTCGACCCGTTATACCTTTCGGGTAGATTGGACCGCCAACGGACGCCATACACTAAGTCAGGCAAGCGTAACCCTATTGGCACGGTTATCGGGGGTAGTGCAGGTTACGGCCTTTGCTAAAGACCTCGACTCCCTACGCCGCCCCATTACAGAATTCGTGGAGCGTTATCGTCGCTATAAATCCGATCTCCGCTTGGAATTCGTTAATCCCGAAACTGCGCCGGATCGTGCGCGGACGCTGGGTATTCGAGTGGGGGGGGGAGGTCGTCATTGA
- the rlmN gene encoding 23S rRNA m(2)A2503 methyltransferase/tRNA m(2)A37 methyltransferase — MSSLAPSTVITARVSLETAKACAITPNASSSLSIDLCESPSPPTISADAVNLLDLDRRAMEAFFVGLGEKPFRAVQVLPWIHRFGVVDFNAMTNLSKSLRARLQEIAHITPPEVLLHQEAADGTHKWLMKLRDGQAIETVYIPDGERNTLCVSSQVGCPLKCAFCSTGHQGFNRNLTVAEIIGQVWIAHRWLGHDLRSGVRAVSNVVVMGMGEPLLNFDNVVAAMDLMLDDLAYGLSWRHVTLSTAGVVPALDRLREVSPVNLALSLHATDDALRDQLVPINRKYPLDELFAACRRYLAVDGEHHLTGGSHRHITFEYVMLEGVNDSPEQARALVRRLRGLPSKVNLIPFNPFPGTSYRRSPQENIDRFRDILLAAGLITITRKTRGGDIDAACGQLVGRVTKRLGSTSPRHLHTEKNIPGAIQEVNATVVPEDGVSSASHRFVGEAKLRPRFFQSVNEKIS, encoded by the coding sequence GTGAGCTCGCTAGCCCCATCTACAGTAATCACCGCCCGCGTTTCCTTGGAAACGGCGAAGGCCTGCGCCATCACACCGAATGCATCATCGAGCCTTTCCATCGACCTTTGCGAATCTCCCTCACCCCCAACAATAAGTGCGGATGCAGTTAATCTATTGGATCTAGACCGGCGTGCCATGGAGGCATTTTTCGTCGGATTGGGTGAGAAACCGTTTCGGGCAGTTCAGGTTCTCCCCTGGATCCACCGTTTCGGTGTCGTTGATTTCAACGCGATGACCAATTTGAGCAAGTCGCTACGGGCACGTCTCCAGGAAATTGCCCACATTACGCCCCCTGAGGTCCTGCTCCACCAAGAGGCCGCAGACGGAACTCACAAATGGTTGATGAAACTTCGCGATGGTCAGGCCATCGAGACGGTGTATATCCCTGATGGTGAACGCAATACCCTGTGCGTTTCCTCGCAAGTGGGGTGTCCTCTGAAGTGCGCCTTTTGTTCCACCGGACACCAGGGTTTCAATCGCAATCTGACCGTGGCCGAGATCATTGGTCAGGTGTGGATCGCCCACCGCTGGCTTGGTCACGACCTGCGTAGCGGCGTCCGGGCGGTGAGCAACGTGGTGGTGATGGGTATGGGGGAACCGCTGCTCAACTTTGACAACGTGGTCGCCGCAATGGATCTGATGCTCGATGACCTGGCCTATGGGCTGTCGTGGCGTCATGTAACCCTAAGTACCGCAGGGGTGGTTCCCGCCCTGGATCGGTTGCGCGAGGTTTCGCCGGTCAATCTCGCCCTTTCTCTGCATGCCACCGATGATGCCTTGCGTGACCAATTGGTTCCCATTAATCGTAAATATCCCCTCGATGAATTGTTTGCCGCCTGTCGACGTTACCTAGCGGTCGATGGCGAACATCATCTAACAGGGGGATCGCATCGCCATATCACCTTTGAATACGTTATGCTGGAAGGGGTCAACGATTCCCCAGAGCAGGCCCGTGCACTGGTTCGACGGCTACGAGGATTACCTAGTAAGGTCAATCTCATCCCCTTTAATCCCTTTCCCGGAACGTCTTACCGACGATCTCCGCAAGAAAATATTGACCGCTTTCGGGATATCCTACTTGCGGCGGGCCTCATTACTATCACCCGTAAAACTCGTGGCGGGGATATTGACGCTGCTTGTGGTCAACTCGTGGGACGGGTGACCAAACGATTAGGATCGACTTCACCTCGGCATTTGCATACCGAGAAAAATATTCCAGGTGCGATTCAGGAAGTAAATGCAACGGTGGTACCCGAGGATGGTGTATCCAGCGCATCTCATCGATTTGTAGGTGAAGCCAAATTGCGCCCACGCTTCTTTCAATCCGTTAATGAGAAAATCTCATGA